The Microplitis mediator isolate UGA2020A chromosome 8, iyMicMedi2.1, whole genome shotgun sequence genome has a window encoding:
- the LOC130673686 gene encoding uncharacterized protein LOC130673686 — MPLFKVRTYNHPKKVCIEAESIAGLISKAIIKLKITTNEEFQIYLEDGTEVDEDDILLQLATNSNLINILVILPVGLEWNDSFSNPLANSSATSSNSSSSSRSNGKEAERDKTEVNVNINRNKLELEFHSTLLPKFPTRLLDACKKGKVPLTKDRKDMVAIVATYMLQDLKDSSRGTALTISRKLVKLYPDSFEDKINGKRLGSGEGSLSKQIYQAVNTRKSVKKRIINEVETEGENLPAPHRDIGFYGCVDSLPTLPASDSVDVQEGKRIKLVDVFKNPSTESFDMVKLMDETFSLLRSHINDNTGSINPELFDNWPYLKSREVLLSHASRLLGIQVRETWDAQLNAKYTSILEFVQSWDTVRNFKLRKTKTKNTESGSSKSFCGLIKNAREIAATQNNDAPLINIVFPIIAKWFKEDVDLLFLTIDQDDDDLALCAKAKSLCPTLLVKGTSIHDINLKMFVILEKKIIVPVAGKFNDGILTIMMFYFILGYSYPEKIANTLETIQRFFMNVNPPTGSKSQRTHDGKKKRITPYSPKVLSLAKEIENIIPEATSTEEE, encoded by the exons ATGCCGCTTTTCAAAGTTCGGACTTATAACCATCCCAAAAAAGTTTGCATCGAAGCTGAGAGCATAGCTGGCCTAATATCCAAAGCTATTATCAAACTGAAAATCACAACAAATGAGGAGTTTCAG aTATACTTGGAGGATGGAACTGAAGTTGATGAAGATGATATTTTACTACAATTAGCTACTAACTCTAACTTGATCAATATACTGGTTATTTTGCCAGTAGGGTTAGAGTGGAATGATTCTTTTTCTAATCCGTTAGCAAATTCTTCAGCTACTTCATCAAACAGCTCATCATCATCTa gaTCCAATGGTAAAGAAGCTGAACGCGATAAGACTGAGGTTAATGTTAACATTAATCGAAATAAATTAGAATTGGAATTCCATTCAACATTACTTCCCAAATTTCCAACCAGATTGTTGGACGCATGTAAGAAAGGTAAAGTTCCTTTAACCAAAGACCGAAAAGACATGGTTGCAATTGTAGCCACATACATGCTCCAAGATCTTAAGGATTCCAGTCGGGGCACTGCATTAACTATTAGCCGTAAACTTGTAAAATTATATCCTGATTCATTTGAGGACAAAATTAATGGCAAAAGATTAGGATCCGGTGAAGGATCACTTAGCAAACAAATTTATCAGGCTGTTAATACTAGGAaatcagttaaaaaaagaataattaatgaagTCGAAACAGAAGGTGAGAATCTGCCAGCACCTCATCGAGATATTGGATTTTATGGGTGTGTAGATTCTCTACCAACTTTACCTGCATCAGATTCTGTAGACGTCCAAGAAGGAAAGAGGATAAAGTTAGttgatgtttttaaaaatccaagtACAGAATCATTTGACATGGTCAAATTGATGGACGAGACATTCTCATTACTTCGCTCGCACATAAACGATAATACTGGATCGATAAACCCAGAATTATTTGATAACTGGCCGTACTTAAAAAGCCGCGAAGTATTATTAAGTCATGCATCCAGGCTTTTGGGTATACAAGTGCGTGAAACTTGGGATGCACAGTTAAATGCTAAATATACTTCGATATTGGAGTTTGTTCAATCCTGGGATACGgttcgaaattttaaattaagaaaaactAAAACGAAAAATACTGAATCTGGCAGTTCTAAATCCTTCTGCGGACTAATTAAAAATGCAAGAGAAATAGCAGCAACACAAAATAATGATGCGCCTTTGATAAATATAGTGTTTCCTATCATCGCAAAATGGTTTAAAGAAGATGTTgaccttttatttttaacaattgac CAAGATGACGATGATTTAGCTCTATGTGCTAAAGCAAAAAGCTTATGTCCTACTTTATTAGTGAAAG GAACATCTATtcatgatattaatttaaaaatgtttgtaATTCTTGAAAAGAAAATCATTGTCCCAGTTGCTGGAAAATTCAATGACggaattttaacaataatgatgTTCTACTTCATATTGGGATACTCTTATCCAGAAAAAATTGCAAACACACTGGAAACAATTCAACG